A portion of the Tachysurus fulvidraco isolate hzauxx_2018 chromosome 8, HZAU_PFXX_2.0, whole genome shotgun sequence genome contains these proteins:
- the LOC113662700 gene encoding cytochrome b-c1 complex subunit 2, mitochondrial, producing the protein MKGIRGISQLSRRLYAAQAACKVEVSEVLKVVPQEVQVTKLPSGLVIASLENYSPASRISVLVKAGSRYEPHDSLGITHVLRLASGLTTKGASAFRICRGIEAVGGSLGVSTTRETMAYTVDCLRDHIDTVMEYLINVTTAPEFRPWEVSELTPRVKVDNAIASQNPQIGLLESLHAAAYKNGLSNSLYCPEYMVGKITSDQLQAFVQNNFTSARMALVGLGVDHTVLRQVGEQFLNIRSGAGAVGSEALYRGGELRTQTGGSLVHSAVVSESAVASSAEAIAFGVLQHVLGAGPHVKRGSNTTSKLSQAISKATVQPFDASAFNASYSDSGLFGIYTISQADSTRDVIKAAVGQVGAIAQGNLAAEDLSRAKTQLKTEYLMSMETSEGLLEAIGMQALTEGTYHTPEAIIQKINAVSSSDVVNAAKKFMSGKKSMASSGHLVNTPFVDEI; encoded by the exons atgaaGGGGATTCGGGGAATAAGTCAGCTGTCG AGGAGGCTGTACGCAGCGCAGGCTGCCTGTAAGGTTGAGGTGTCTGAGGTGCTCAAGGTTGTACCACAAGAGGTGCAG GTGACCAAATTGCCCAGTGGCCTGGTGATTGCATCCCTGGAGAACTACTCCCCAGCCTCTCGCATCAGCGTTCTTGTGAAAGCTGGCAGCCGCTATGAACCCCATGACAGCCTGGGTATCACACACGTGCTCCGCCTGGCAAGTGGCCTG ACTACTAAAGGAGCCTCCGCGTTCAGGATCTGCCGTGGCATCGAGGCTGTCGGAGGAAGCCTGGG AGTGTCTACAACCCGGGAAACCATGGCCTACACTGTGGACTGTTTGAGAGATCACAT TGACACAGTCATGGAGTATCTGATCAACGTGACCACTGCACCAGAGTTTCGGCCATGGGAGGTCTCTGAACTCACTCCAAGGGTAAAAGTGGACAACGCCATCGCCAGCCAGAACCCACAGATTG GTCTCCTTGAGAGTCTGCATGCTGCTGCTTATAAGAACGGCCTTTCCAACTCTCTGTACTGCCCAGAGTACATGGTGGGCAAAATCACCTCAGATCAG CTGCAAGCATTTGTTCAGAACAATTTTACCAGCGCAAGAATGGCACTCGTTGGACTTG GTGTGGACCATACTGTTCTCAGACAAGTAGGAGAGCAGTTCCTCAACATCCGGAGTGGCGCAGGCGCTGTCGGGTCCGAAGCCCTGTATCGTGGAG GTGAGCTGCGAACTCAAACAGGAGGCAGCCTGGTGCATTCGGCTGTGGTGAGTGAGAGCGCAGTGGCCAGCTCTGCAGAGGCCATAGCTTTCGGCGTGCTACAGCATGTTCTGGGAGCTGGACCACACGTCAAGAGAGGCTCCAATACCACCAGCAAACTGAGCCAGGCCATCTCCAAAGCTACAGTTCAGCCCTTTGAC GCTTCCGCATTCAACGCCAGTTACTCTGACTCCGGGCTGTTTGGCATCTACACCATCTCTCAGGCTGATTCAACTAGAGAT GTGATCAAGGCTGCTGTCGGCCAAGTCGGTGCTATTGCACAAGGAAACCTGGCTGCAGAGGATCTCAGCAGAGCCAA GACCCAGTTGAAGACTGAGTACCTCATGTCCATGGAGACCTCAGAAGGCCTGTTGGAGGCTATCGGGATGCAGGCACTGACCGAAGGCACCTACCATACTCCAGAGGCGATAATCCAAAAAATCAATGCTGTGTCTTCAAGTGATGTTGTTAAT GCGGCGAAAAAGTTTATGTCTGGGAAAAAGTCGATGGCTTCCAGCGGGCACCTGGTTAACACGCCCTTCGTGGATGAAATCTGA
- the LOC113662527 gene encoding uncharacterized protein C16orf52 homolog A has protein sequence MDKLTIISGCLFLAADIFAIASVVNPDWINTGEEEGALTMGLVRQCQTIHGRDRICSPPSLSPEWLATLFFIILGIISLSITCTLLVLSHWHQETAKYARWIAFTGMVLFCLAALIFPTGFYISEVGGQPYKLPNSTVVGSSYVLFVLSIFFTIVGLLFAGKVCLPG, from the exons ATGGATAAACTCACCATAATTTCAGGATGTCTGTTTCTTGCTGCTGATATTTTTGCAATTGCCAGCGTTGTGAACCCAGACTGGATCAACACGGGAGAAGAAGAAG GTGCCCTGACCATGGGGCTGGTCCGGCAGTGTCAGACGATTCACGGCAGGGACAGGATATGTTCACCCCCAAGCCTTTCTCCAGAATGGCTCGCCACTCTCTTCTTTATAATCCTGGGCATCATTTCACTGTCCATCACTTGCACTCTGTTGGTGCTGTCACACTGGCATCAGGAGACAGCCAAGTATGCCCGCTGGATTGCTTTCACAGGAA TGGTCCTGTTCTGTCTGGCAGCTCTTATATTTCCTACTGGATTTTATATCAGTGAAGTTGGTGGACAACCTTATAAGTTACCCAACAGCACTGTTGTGGGATCTTCATACGTACTTTTTGTCTTATCGATATTTTTCACTATCGTCGGACTGTTGTTTGCTGGGAAAGTCTGTCTGCCTGGCTGA